The following are encoded together in the Pedobacter steynii genome:
- a CDS encoding peptidase domain-containing ABC transporter, which produces MSTKVKQRDITDCGAACLASIASHYKLDLPVAKIRQFAGTDKKGTNVLGMVEAAQKLGFEAKGVKGPFESLFKIPKPAVAHLIVKDILQHYVVIYKVSKKFIDVMDPIDGQMHRRTHEEFKKEWTGALVLLLPSEDFETGNEKTSVSGRFWNLIRPHKSILVQALFGAVVYTILGLSTSIFVQKLVDFVLVDGNRNLLNLMSIAMVVILIIQLFVGMTKTIFTLKTGQMIDSQLILGYYKHLLRLPQQFFDTMRVGEIISRINDAVKIRAFLNDVSINFLVNIFIVVFSFAMMFTYYWKLALLMLAVIPLYLLIYFVTDKLNKKAQRLLMEDSAELESQLVESLNSVGTIKRFGLESFANEKTEVRFVKLLKDSFKSNMNSVFAGTSSELTSRLLTIILLWVGAGYVIDSKITPGELLSFYTLIGYFTGPVSSLIGMNKTVQDAVIAADRLFEIMDLERENDENQIELSPDKIGDIHFENVSFRYGTRVSVFDDLNLMIPKGKFTAIVGESGSGKSTLMSILQNIYPIQGGNVRIGKYDLKYIKTASLRRVVSVVPQQIDLFAGNVIENIAIGDYEPDMQKIIEISTQLGLIGFIESLPRGFQTYLGENGTTLSGGQRQRIAIARALYRDPEILILDEATSSLDSASEKYVQRMIDILKSKHKTVIVIAHRLSTLSNADKIIVLDKGVVVEQGSHKELRFSPNSAYANLWKLQLPEEI; this is translated from the coding sequence ATGAGCACTAAAGTAAAACAAAGGGATATTACAGATTGCGGTGCAGCCTGTCTGGCTTCTATTGCATCACATTATAAACTTGATTTGCCCGTAGCAAAGATCAGGCAGTTTGCCGGCACTGATAAGAAAGGGACTAATGTTTTGGGGATGGTAGAGGCTGCTCAGAAATTAGGTTTTGAGGCTAAGGGTGTAAAGGGGCCTTTTGAAAGCCTATTTAAAATACCGAAACCAGCTGTAGCCCATCTGATCGTCAAAGATATTTTGCAGCACTATGTGGTAATTTACAAGGTGAGCAAAAAGTTCATCGATGTAATGGATCCTATAGATGGCCAGATGCACCGCCGTACACATGAGGAATTTAAAAAGGAATGGACGGGTGCATTGGTATTGCTATTGCCTTCGGAGGACTTCGAAACAGGAAATGAAAAAACATCAGTTTCCGGACGCTTCTGGAATCTGATCAGACCACATAAAAGCATTTTAGTTCAGGCCTTATTTGGGGCGGTTGTGTATACCATCCTGGGTTTGTCTACTTCTATTTTTGTACAGAAACTGGTAGATTTTGTGTTGGTGGATGGTAACCGGAATCTGCTTAACCTGATGAGCATTGCGATGGTCGTAATTCTGATCATCCAGCTGTTTGTAGGAATGACCAAAACGATTTTTACGCTGAAAACAGGTCAAATGATCGATTCTCAGTTGATATTGGGATACTATAAGCATTTGTTAAGGTTGCCTCAGCAATTTTTTGATACGATGCGTGTTGGGGAAATTATTTCCAGAATTAACGACGCTGTAAAAATAAGAGCCTTTTTAAATGATGTCAGCATCAACTTCCTGGTTAATATCTTCATTGTGGTTTTTTCATTTGCCATGATGTTCACTTATTACTGGAAGCTGGCTTTGTTGATGCTGGCGGTAATTCCTTTATATCTGTTGATTTACTTTGTCACAGATAAGCTGAATAAAAAAGCTCAGCGTTTATTGATGGAAGATTCTGCGGAACTGGAATCCCAGCTTGTAGAAAGTCTGAACTCAGTAGGTACAATTAAACGCTTCGGTCTGGAATCTTTTGCCAATGAAAAAACAGAAGTCCGTTTTGTGAAACTATTGAAAGATAGTTTTAAATCGAATATGAATTCTGTTTTCGCAGGGACATCTTCTGAGCTCACCTCTCGTTTATTAACGATTATCTTACTTTGGGTAGGGGCAGGTTATGTGATCGATAGTAAAATTACTCCCGGAGAGTTATTGTCATTTTACACGTTGATTGGCTATTTTACCGGACCTGTTTCTTCTTTGATTGGAATGAATAAAACTGTTCAGGATGCAGTAATCGCTGCGGACAGGTTATTTGAAATTATGGACCTGGAGCGTGAAAATGATGAAAATCAGATTGAACTAAGCCCGGATAAGATCGGAGATATTCATTTCGAAAATGTTTCTTTTCGTTACGGAACGCGGGTTTCGGTATTCGATGATCTTAATCTGATGATCCCAAAAGGCAAATTTACAGCTATAGTTGGGGAAAGCGGCTCGGGTAAATCCACGTTAATGTCAATCCTGCAGAATATTTATCCCATACAGGGAGGAAATGTACGGATTGGGAAATATGATCTGAAATATATAAAAACAGCATCCCTACGTCGTGTTGTATCTGTAGTGCCTCAGCAAATTGACTTGTTTGCAGGGAATGTAATTGAAAATATTGCGATAGGTGATTATGAGCCGGACATGCAAAAAATCATTGAAATTTCCACTCAGCTTGGATTGATTGGCTTCATTGAGTCATTACCAAGGGGGTTCCAGACTTACCTTGGAGAGAATGGCACTACTTTATCTGGCGGACAAAGGCAGAGAATTGCTATCGCAAGAGCGCTGTACAGAGATCCCGAAATTCTTATTTTAGATGAGGCAACTTCTTCGCTTGATTCGGCTTCCGAAAAGTATGTTCAAAGGATGATCGATATACTGAAATCAAAACATAAAACTGTAATTGTTATCGCGCACCGCCTGAGTACGCTGAGTAATGCAGATAAAATTATTGTGCTGGATAAAGGAGTTGTGGTAGAGCAGGGAAGTCATAAAGAGTTACGCTTTAGCCCAAATTCAGCTTATGCGAACCTGTGGAAACTCCAGCTACCGGAGGAGATCTGA
- the era gene encoding GTPase Era, with product MSHKAGFVSIIGKPNAGKSTLMNALVGEKLSIITPKAQTTRHRILGIVNEENYQIVFSDTPGIIKPRYGLQDSMMSSVKGALTDADLILFVTDINEQYDENDVLEKIINTTIPMIVLINKIDNATQEEVEEKTAYWQEKLNPKHIYAISALHLYNLDGIMEMVLDHLPEHAPFYDKEDLTDRTQRFFVSEIIREKIFNNYQKEIPYSTEVVITSFKEEEKITRISAEIIVERDSQKNILIGKGGAMLKKVGTEARKDIEKFLDQKVFLETFVKVVPDWRSKKNYLKSFGYEN from the coding sequence ATGTCACATAAAGCAGGTTTTGTAAGTATAATTGGTAAACCCAATGCGGGTAAATCAACGTTAATGAATGCCCTGGTGGGTGAAAAGCTTTCTATCATCACTCCGAAAGCTCAGACTACCCGCCACCGGATTCTGGGAATTGTCAATGAAGAAAATTATCAGATTGTATTTTCTGATACGCCGGGCATCATAAAACCACGTTATGGTTTGCAGGATTCTATGATGAGTTCCGTAAAAGGAGCCCTTACTGACGCCGACTTAATTCTTTTTGTTACTGACATTAATGAACAGTATGATGAGAACGATGTATTGGAAAAAATTATTAATACAACCATTCCAATGATTGTACTTATCAATAAGATCGACAATGCAACACAGGAAGAAGTAGAAGAGAAAACAGCTTACTGGCAGGAGAAGTTAAATCCTAAACATATTTACGCCATTTCTGCATTACACCTATACAATTTAGACGGAATTATGGAGATGGTATTGGACCATTTGCCGGAACATGCCCCCTTCTACGATAAAGAAGACCTTACAGATCGTACCCAAAGGTTCTTTGTTTCAGAAATCATCAGGGAGAAGATTTTCAACAACTATCAAAAGGAAATCCCTTATAGTACTGAAGTAGTGATCACCTCTTTTAAAGAAGAAGAAAAGATCACCAGAATCAGCGCTGAGATTATCGTAGAACGTGATTCTCAGAAGAACATTCTGATTGGAAAAGGCGGTGCAATGCTAAAGAAAGTTGGTACCGAAGCCCGCAAGGATATTGAGAAATTTCTGGATCAGAAAGTCTTCCTGGAAACCTTTGTTAAGGTAGTTCCGGACTGGAGAAGTAAAAAGAACTATTTAAAAAGTTTCGGGTACGAAAATTAA
- a CDS encoding AraC family transcriptional regulator, with translation MKIHFEIVKPDEASSLRFLYQNQPIHEFVWEYHYHPEYELVCVISGGGTRHVGSHISMYEDGDLVLIGSNVPHSGFGLNARDPHEEIVIQIRPEVMQQWISDFPEMQTIATLVERSKHGIKFNGAVKEEVKDILIKMKEMSPFERTINFLQVLHIMGDSKDYQILNEKAIIADLVDKHRSRLQKIFTYVEHYYHEEIEIETVAELVSISVPSFCNYFKKTTHITFTEFVNRYRIQKACLFLQQDKTIAQVCFECGFNNVTYFNKIFKKIINKTPSDFRRGK, from the coding sequence ATGAAAATTCACTTTGAGATTGTAAAACCTGACGAAGCTTCGTCCCTACGCTTCCTCTATCAGAACCAACCCATTCATGAGTTTGTATGGGAATATCATTATCATCCGGAATATGAACTGGTCTGTGTAATTTCAGGCGGAGGAACGCGGCATGTAGGTTCTCATATCAGCATGTATGAAGATGGGGACCTGGTGCTAATCGGATCCAATGTACCACACTCCGGATTTGGTTTGAATGCCAGAGATCCACACGAGGAGATTGTGATACAGATCAGGCCGGAAGTAATGCAGCAATGGATTTCTGATTTTCCGGAAATGCAAACCATAGCTACACTTGTAGAGCGATCAAAACACGGAATAAAATTCAACGGTGCTGTTAAAGAGGAGGTCAAAGATATCCTGATAAAAATGAAAGAGATGTCCCCTTTTGAAAGAACAATCAATTTCCTCCAGGTGCTCCATATTATGGGAGATAGTAAGGATTATCAGATCTTAAATGAGAAAGCAATTATCGCCGACCTGGTGGATAAGCACAGGTCAAGATTGCAAAAAATCTTCACGTATGTGGAGCATTATTACCATGAAGAGATTGAAATAGAAACAGTAGCAGAGCTGGTCAGCATTTCGGTCCCTTCCTTCTGCAATTATTTTAAGAAAACAACTCACATCACTTTTACAGAATTTGTGAACAGGTACCGCATTCAAAAAGCCTGTCTTTTCCTTCAGCAAGACAAGACTATTGCTCAGGTTTGTTTTGAATGCGGATTTAATAACGTAACCTATTTCAATAAGATTTTCAAGAAAATCATCAATAAAACTCCTTCAGACTTCAGAAGAGGGAAATGA
- a CDS encoding RNA polymerase sigma factor — translation MSYPNESSKTDRQLVENILNGDTHAFGILIKNTEGLVSQMVFKMIISPADRKDIAQDVYLKVFKNLSGFRFQSKLSTWIGQITYNRCLQYLEKKKVVLMDNFNDEDRDLSDKFQQKEIIAERNETEKIMQGKDLSGILAAELDKLTPIYKTMISLYHQEDLSYHEIAEITSLPEGTVKSYLFRARKQLKENILSRYKREEL, via the coding sequence ATGAGCTATCCAAATGAAAGCAGCAAGACAGACCGCCAATTAGTCGAAAACATACTAAATGGCGATACGCATGCTTTTGGCATATTGATAAAGAATACAGAAGGTCTTGTCTCCCAAATGGTTTTCAAAATGATCATTAGCCCTGCCGATCGTAAGGATATCGCGCAGGATGTTTATCTGAAAGTGTTTAAAAACCTTTCGGGCTTCAGATTTCAATCCAAACTTTCTACCTGGATCGGACAGATTACTTACAACAGATGCTTACAATATCTCGAGAAAAAGAAGGTGGTTTTAATGGATAATTTCAACGATGAAGATCGGGATCTGTCCGACAAATTTCAACAAAAAGAAATCATAGCTGAAAGGAATGAAACAGAAAAAATCATGCAGGGAAAAGATCTTTCCGGCATTTTGGCTGCAGAACTGGATAAGTTAACCCCAATTTATAAAACCATGATTAGTTTATATCATCAGGAAGACCTTAGCTACCATGAAATTGCAGAAATCACCTCTTTACCTGAAGGAACAGTAAAGAGCTACCTTTTCAGGGCGAGAAAGCAATTAAAAGAGAATATTTTATCCAGATATAAAAGAGAGGAGTTATAG
- a CDS encoding winged helix-turn-helix transcriptional regulator gives MPEFFHDKKLYYTPIEFALNHIGGTWKMPILWRLQNQILRYGELKKDIPHITDKMLTTQLRELESNGMIERRVYAIVPPKVEYSITNKGSRAISVIETIMKYGYELIQEAGITYPPKT, from the coding sequence ATGCCTGAATTTTTTCACGACAAAAAACTTTACTATACCCCGATTGAATTTGCTTTAAATCATATTGGTGGAACCTGGAAAATGCCCATCTTATGGCGCTTACAGAATCAAATCCTTAGATACGGGGAATTAAAAAAAGACATTCCACATATCACGGATAAAATGCTGACTACCCAGCTTAGAGAACTGGAAAGCAACGGTATGATTGAACGCAGGGTGTATGCCATAGTTCCACCAAAAGTAGAATATTCCATTACCAATAAGGGATCAAGAGCCATTTCGGTGATTGAAACCATCATGAAATATGGTTATGAGTTAATTCAGGAAGCAGGCATCACATATCCACCAAAAACATAA
- a CDS encoding MFS transporter: protein MEFLKIKISVFINYLLFGIMLNSVGTVILQAQRYYGVSASSASVLEAFKDITIAVVSFIVASFITRIGYKKSMQIGLAAVAIGCFIIPSLKTFIAVKLLFAITGASFALIKISVFGTIGLITKTEKAHISLMSFIESFFMIGILSGYFFFSYFIDDADAASGRWFTVYYLIGTCYLFALILLSISPLDESAAKPEPGLKFKQSYTDMLRLLVLPLVVSFVLCAFLYVLIEQSIMSWLPTFNNKVLHLPSSISVMMAGIMASSTAIGRFLAGLVLKRISWYSCLTVCLLASAGLVLIAIPLASNTSQQAIRIWADVPFAAYIFPLIGFFLAPIYPAINSVILGALPKNQHGTMSGLIVVFSALGGSLGSLITGYIFQHYGGETAFYFSLVPIGMLAVALYLFQKMKQKHLQSATS, encoded by the coding sequence ATGGAATTCTTGAAAATTAAGATCTCAGTGTTCATCAACTATTTGCTGTTCGGTATCATGTTAAATAGCGTCGGTACAGTGATTCTGCAGGCACAACGATATTATGGGGTTTCTGCTTCTTCTGCATCTGTTCTGGAAGCCTTTAAAGACATTACCATTGCAGTAGTCTCCTTTATTGTCGCTTCTTTTATTACGAGAATAGGCTACAAGAAATCCATGCAGATTGGTCTTGCTGCTGTTGCAATCGGCTGTTTTATCATTCCCTCTCTAAAAACATTTATTGCAGTTAAATTATTATTTGCCATTACCGGAGCTAGTTTTGCACTGATTAAAATTTCCGTATTCGGGACGATTGGCCTAATTACTAAAACTGAAAAAGCACACATCAGCCTGATGAGTTTTATTGAAAGCTTTTTCATGATTGGGATTTTATCCGGTTACTTCTTTTTCAGTTATTTTATTGATGATGCTGATGCAGCTTCCGGAAGATGGTTTACTGTCTATTACCTGATTGGAACATGCTACCTTTTTGCTTTGATATTACTGAGTATTTCTCCTTTGGATGAATCCGCAGCAAAACCAGAGCCGGGTTTAAAATTTAAGCAATCCTATACTGATATGCTCAGGTTACTCGTGTTGCCACTGGTTGTTTCCTTTGTGCTGTGTGCGTTTTTATACGTATTGATTGAACAAAGTATCATGAGCTGGTTACCGACATTCAATAATAAGGTCCTGCATCTTCCATCTTCAATAAGCGTGATGATGGCCGGAATTATGGCTAGTTCAACTGCTATAGGACGGTTTCTTGCAGGACTTGTCCTGAAAAGAATCTCCTGGTATAGCTGTCTTACCGTATGTCTTCTGGCTTCCGCAGGTCTGGTGCTGATTGCAATTCCCCTTGCTTCTAACACTAGTCAACAGGCTATCCGGATATGGGCGGATGTTCCATTTGCCGCATATATTTTTCCTTTGATCGGATTTTTTCTGGCCCCTATTTACCCCGCTATCAATTCTGTTATTCTGGGGGCTCTTCCAAAAAATCAACATGGGACAATGTCTGGATTGATAGTCGTATTTTCTGCATTGGGTGGATCCCTTGGATCTCTGATCACCGGATACATCTTTCAGCATTATGGTGGTGAAACGGCCTTTTACTTCTCCCTGGTTCCAATTGGGATGCTCGCAGTTGCGCTGTATCTCTTTCAGAAAATGAAACAAAAACACCTTCAAAGTGCAACCAGTTAA
- the der gene encoding ribosome biogenesis GTPase Der yields MSNIIAIVGRPNVGKSTLFNRLTESRKAIVDDFSGVTRDRHYGSAEWTDKQFTVIDTGGYVANSEDVFEAAIREQVVIAIEEATVLLFMVDVVTGITDLDDEIAQLLRRSSKPVFIVVNKVDNTQLQNDASVFYGFGLGEIYPISSMTGSGTGDLLDDVIKHFEDVVEEDNALPKITIVGRPNVGKSSLINALIGKERNIVTPIAGTTRDSIHIHYNQFGHEFMFIDTAGLRKKTKVKENIEFYSVMRTIKALEEADVVVLMIDAMEGLESQDVNIFHLAEKNKKGIVILVNKWDLVEKDSKTVKIFEDQIRQKLQPFTDVPIVFTSVVNKQRIFQAIETALEVFKNRGKKVPTSKLNDVMLPIIENYPPPALKGKYIKIKYITQINGTSPMFAFFCNLPQYIKEPYKRFIENKLRENFDFSGVPIQIYFRQK; encoded by the coding sequence ATGAGCAACATTATCGCAATCGTCGGAAGACCAAACGTAGGCAAATCTACCCTATTTAACCGCTTAACAGAGAGTCGTAAAGCCATTGTTGATGATTTTAGCGGTGTAACCCGTGATCGTCATTACGGATCGGCAGAATGGACAGACAAGCAATTTACTGTAATTGATACCGGAGGCTATGTAGCCAATTCTGAAGATGTATTTGAAGCGGCCATCCGTGAACAGGTAGTTATTGCCATTGAAGAAGCAACTGTATTGTTGTTTATGGTGGATGTCGTAACCGGCATTACTGACCTTGACGATGAAATCGCGCAATTACTAAGACGTAGCAGTAAACCGGTATTCATCGTTGTAAATAAAGTAGACAATACACAATTACAAAATGATGCTTCTGTATTTTACGGATTCGGTTTAGGTGAAATCTATCCGATCTCTTCTATGACTGGTTCAGGAACAGGTGATTTATTGGACGATGTGATCAAACACTTCGAAGATGTAGTGGAAGAAGACAATGCTTTGCCTAAAATCACTATCGTTGGAAGACCTAACGTAGGTAAATCATCTTTAATCAATGCATTAATAGGTAAAGAAAGGAATATTGTTACGCCAATCGCAGGTACAACCAGAGATTCCATCCACATTCATTACAATCAGTTCGGACATGAATTTATGTTTATTGACACGGCAGGGCTTCGTAAGAAAACCAAAGTAAAAGAAAACATAGAGTTCTATTCTGTTATGCGTACCATTAAAGCGCTGGAAGAAGCTGATGTAGTGGTATTAATGATTGATGCCATGGAAGGACTGGAATCGCAGGACGTTAATATTTTCCACCTGGCTGAGAAAAATAAAAAAGGAATTGTGATCCTGGTTAACAAATGGGATTTAGTAGAGAAAGACAGCAAAACAGTGAAGATATTTGAAGATCAGATCCGTCAGAAACTACAGCCTTTTACTGATGTGCCGATCGTTTTCACTTCAGTAGTTAATAAACAACGTATTTTCCAGGCTATCGAAACAGCATTGGAAGTATTCAAAAACCGAGGCAAAAAAGTTCCTACTTCTAAATTGAACGATGTCATGCTGCCAATTATTGAGAACTATCCTCCACCAGCATTGAAAGGAAAATACATCAAAATTAAATACATTACTCAAATCAATGGAACATCACCAATGTTCGCATTCTTCTGTAATTTACCTCAATACATTAAGGAACCGTACAAACGTTTCATTGAGAACAAATTACGTGAAAACTTTGATTTTAGCGGAGTACCGATTCAGATTTATTTCAGACAGAAATAG
- a CDS encoding HlyD family secretion protein has protein sequence MPLSPYSAETISTTSIVYRSQISKSSQLIYQVTLLVVLLTFAALPFIKTPITIKGNGVLQSSLEKTELSIPVNGRLVQYRLTDNKKIKQGDTILVIDAGLPKQQSVLVQGREGQLSQFLQDINMLLSFETLDKTNSPSLQTGQYNASWQQFVQELENAGIAKIQAASTFARYKKLYDNKVLTESEYEKYKFELEQANSTYQMVRAKYKTQWQTEANGFRNELRQLSGQQAELTEQKKQYVLRAPIDGSVQNLTGVQKGAYVFANQKIGEISPDASLTAFCYIKPSDIGLIKKGQEVRFQVDAYNYNQWGSALGTVIDISDDIIIVNGNQPVFKVRCSLNQDHLMLKNGYKGYLKKGMNFTGRFTVTSRSLYQLLYDKVDDWVNPNVSEKT, from the coding sequence ATGCCTCTATCTCCCTATTCTGCCGAAACGATCTCTACCACCTCAATTGTCTACCGCTCACAAATCAGCAAATCATCCCAACTTATTTATCAGGTTACCCTGTTGGTTGTATTGCTGACTTTTGCGGCACTTCCATTTATTAAGACACCCATCACGATTAAAGGAAATGGTGTTTTACAATCCTCTCTGGAAAAAACTGAATTAAGCATACCTGTGAATGGCCGGCTGGTTCAATACAGATTAACAGATAATAAAAAAATAAAACAAGGCGATACTATTTTGGTCATTGATGCCGGATTGCCAAAACAGCAAAGTGTACTGGTGCAGGGACGAGAAGGACAGCTTAGCCAGTTTCTTCAGGACATTAATATGCTTTTGTCTTTTGAAACTCTTGATAAAACCAATTCTCCGAGTTTACAAACGGGGCAATATAATGCTTCCTGGCAGCAATTTGTACAGGAACTTGAAAACGCGGGAATTGCAAAAATACAGGCCGCGAGTACATTTGCGCGATACAAAAAACTGTATGACAATAAAGTACTCACAGAGTCTGAGTATGAAAAATATAAATTTGAACTGGAACAAGCTAACTCGACCTATCAAATGGTCCGGGCAAAATATAAGACACAATGGCAAACCGAGGCCAATGGCTTTCGTAATGAATTAAGACAGCTTTCTGGTCAGCAGGCCGAATTGACAGAACAGAAAAAGCAATATGTATTGAGGGCGCCAATCGATGGTTCTGTTCAAAACCTGACCGGCGTACAAAAAGGCGCCTATGTATTTGCAAACCAGAAAATCGGAGAAATATCACCCGATGCAAGTTTAACCGCTTTCTGTTATATAAAACCATCAGATATCGGACTCATTAAGAAGGGACAGGAAGTCCGCTTTCAGGTAGATGCCTATAATTACAATCAATGGGGATCTGCATTGGGGACGGTGATTGATATCTCTGACGATATAATTATTGTAAATGGAAATCAGCCGGTATTTAAGGTGAGATGCAGTCTGAATCAGGATCATTTAATGCTGAAAAACGGGTATAAAGGTTATTTGAAAAAAGGGATGAATTTTACCGGCCGTTTCACGGTAACCAGCCGTAGTTTATATCAATTGTTGTATGATAAAGTCGATGATTGGGTGAATCCAAATGTAAGCGAAAAGACCTAA
- a CDS encoding MFS transporter has translation MKRTLYILALGIFGIATTEFGVIGILPQIAAAFKVSIDQAGWLLSAFALIIAVFGPFMMMLVCRFNRKTIMVLVLGIFAVSNVISALAINFNMLLFARILPAFMHPVFWSVSLTIAAGSVSIKESPKAVGIVFAGFTIASVLGIPLATFVADLSGWQASFILSAFINLLSFLGLLIYLPDLPATEIRHSDRQYEVLRKPILWINLVLACLMIAAMYATYGYMAEYLKRVTAMTGAQISLMLFFFGISGVGGNWLAGKYLSRNKNTTTFIFILLLALVHVVIYFLGNHFILMVGLICVWGLVHTGGFLISNVNVTSVANETPEFVNSLFTSCGNLAVTIGSVLGGWMITNKGVGEVPLASVILLILSLVVFIVKRINMQSFPSSEV, from the coding sequence ATGAAAAGAACACTTTATATCCTTGCTTTGGGAATCTTCGGTATTGCAACAACCGAATTCGGGGTCATTGGAATATTACCGCAGATTGCTGCCGCCTTTAAAGTAAGCATTGATCAGGCTGGCTGGTTACTAAGTGCTTTCGCCTTGATTATTGCAGTTTTTGGTCCGTTTATGATGATGCTTGTTTGCCGGTTCAATCGTAAGACAATAATGGTTCTGGTATTGGGAATATTTGCCGTCTCTAATGTGATTTCTGCGCTTGCAATCAATTTTAATATGCTGTTGTTTGCACGGATATTGCCGGCCTTTATGCATCCCGTATTTTGGTCTGTGAGCCTGACTATAGCGGCAGGATCGGTTTCCATAAAGGAATCCCCAAAGGCTGTTGGAATTGTTTTTGCAGGTTTCACAATTGCAAGTGTGCTGGGGATTCCTCTGGCTACGTTTGTAGCTGATTTATCCGGCTGGCAGGCTTCCTTTATCCTCTCTGCTTTTATCAATCTACTTTCTTTTTTAGGGCTGCTGATTTATTTACCGGATCTTCCTGCAACTGAAATAAGGCACTCGGATCGTCAGTATGAGGTTCTTCGTAAACCCATTTTGTGGATAAATCTTGTTCTGGCTTGTTTAATGATTGCGGCCATGTACGCTACTTATGGATACATGGCAGAGTATTTAAAGAGAGTGACAGCAATGACTGGTGCTCAAATTAGTTTAATGTTGTTTTTCTTCGGAATTAGTGGTGTTGGAGGAAATTGGCTGGCGGGTAAATACTTAAGCAGGAATAAGAACACGACTACATTTATATTTATTCTGTTGCTTGCTTTGGTACATGTTGTCATCTATTTTCTGGGAAATCATTTTATACTGATGGTCGGATTGATTTGTGTATGGGGTCTGGTCCATACTGGTGGTTTTCTGATCAGTAATGTTAACGTGACCAGCGTTGCTAATGAAACTCCGGAGTTTGTTAATAGCCTCTTTACTTCCTGCGGTAATTTAGCAGTGACAATTGGCTCGGTTTTGGGCGGCTGGATGATTACAAACAAGGGTGTCGGAGAGGTACCTTTAGCAAGCGTCATCCTGTTAATACTCTCTCTTGTTGTGTTTATTGTCAAAAGAATAAACATGCAATCATTTCCCTCTTCTGAAGTCTGA